One genomic window of Xanthobacter dioxanivorans includes the following:
- the folK gene encoding 2-amino-4-hydroxy-6-hydroxymethyldihydropteridine diphosphokinase translates to MRPSRGTTAYLCLGSNVGGRAATMGLALGTLARAGLTIRARSSLYETPPWGPIPQGPYLNQVVEVESPVPPRSLLFLALLVERMLGRDRPHEVRFGPRRIDIDILLFGSEKVDAQDLEIPHPRLMERAFALVPLTEIAPEIEVGGVRAKDALAGLDRSGILKVT, encoded by the coding sequence ATGAGGCCCTCGCGCGGCACCACCGCCTATCTCTGCCTCGGCTCCAACGTGGGCGGGCGCGCCGCCACCATGGGCCTTGCCCTCGGCACGCTGGCGCGGGCGGGGCTCACCATCCGGGCGCGCTCCTCGCTCTACGAGACGCCGCCCTGGGGGCCCATCCCGCAGGGACCCTACCTCAATCAGGTGGTGGAGGTGGAAAGCCCGGTGCCTCCGCGGAGCCTGCTCTTCCTCGCGCTCCTGGTGGAGCGGATGCTGGGGCGCGACCGGCCGCACGAGGTCCGCTTCGGCCCGCGGCGCATCGACATCGACATCCTGCTGTTCGGCAGCGAGAAGGTGGACGCGCAGGACCTGGAGATTCCCCATCCCCGCCTCATGGAGCGCGCCTTCGCGCTGGTGCCGCTGACGGAAATCGCCCCGGAGATCGAGGTGGGGGGCGTGCGGGCCAAAGACGCGCTGGCCGGCCTCGACCGCAGCGGCATCCTGAAAGTGACGTGA
- a CDS encoding CsbD family protein has translation MNWDRIEGNWKQVTGNLKAQWGKLTDDDLTQINGNREILEGKLQERYGYAKDEVKRQVDTWSTNIRTM, from the coding sequence ATGAACTGGGATCGCATCGAGGGCAACTGGAAGCAGGTCACCGGCAATCTGAAGGCGCAGTGGGGCAAGCTCACCGACGACGACCTCACCCAGATCAACGGGAATCGCGAGATTCTCGAAGGCAAGCTGCAGGAGCGCTACGGCTATGCCAAGGACGAGGTGAAGCGCCAGGTTGATACCTGGTCCACCAACATCCGGACCATGTGA
- a CDS encoding enoyl-CoA hydratase-related protein — protein sequence MAGSIAITVEGGIARLVLTNPERRNAISSAMWRALSAFAQEAAGRTDIHVAVLRGAGDLAFSGGADISDFDTARSDASGAQSYDELVEGACSALESLPFPTVALVRGACVGAGAALAASCDMRIAADDAFFAIPAARLGLGYDPRGMGRVLRVFGSQGSRQLFFTADRLPATRAHALGAVDAIASPAEVDAAADRILQRISENAPLTLKAAKLAIRAAETGAAALLADARRATALANASADYREGRRAFAEKRAPRFSGS from the coding sequence GTGGCCGGCAGCATCGCCATAACCGTCGAGGGCGGCATCGCCCGACTGGTCCTGACGAATCCCGAACGGCGCAACGCCATTTCAAGCGCAATGTGGCGGGCGCTGAGCGCGTTCGCGCAGGAGGCGGCCGGCCGCACCGACATCCACGTGGCGGTGCTGCGCGGCGCGGGTGACCTTGCTTTCTCCGGCGGCGCCGACATCTCCGATTTCGATACCGCGCGCTCGGATGCCTCGGGCGCCCAGAGCTATGACGAGTTGGTGGAAGGCGCCTGCTCGGCGCTGGAAAGCCTGCCCTTTCCCACCGTCGCCCTGGTGCGTGGGGCCTGCGTGGGGGCGGGCGCCGCGCTCGCGGCCAGCTGCGACATGCGCATCGCCGCCGACGACGCCTTTTTCGCCATCCCGGCCGCCCGGCTCGGCCTCGGCTACGACCCGCGCGGCATGGGCCGCGTCCTGCGCGTGTTCGGGAGCCAGGGGTCCCGGCAGCTCTTCTTCACCGCCGACCGGCTGCCCGCGACCCGCGCCCATGCGCTCGGCGCGGTGGATGCGATCGCGTCGCCCGCCGAAGTGGACGCCGCCGCCGACCGCATCCTTCAGCGCATCTCCGAAAACGCGCCGCTCACGCTGAAGGCCGCCAAGCTCGCCATCCGCGCCGCCGAAACGGGGGCGGCCGCGCTTCTGGCCGACGCGCGGCGCGCCACCGCGCTCGCCAATGCGAGCGCGGACTATCGCGAGGGGCGGCGCGCCTTCGCCGAGAAGCGGGCGCCGCGCTTTTCCGGCAGCTGA
- a CDS encoding GGDEF domain-containing protein, with translation MSQSRVYGFFGTILDSLDMAVCLFDAEDHTLLWNDTFLRFFPEHAGHVYAGEPYRENLRRFYDARLAGEERRNIDRYIEEGIARHRAQSRPFVFLHLGRRLRVASLPTPDGHRLRIWQQLSEERKAAGPGGWDAFPIDLLDHIADGAMVLDQNDRIIATNDEFRALYDVPEGQSVIGSTLVDVVCAAWIKAQQPDRWSDGFVPDNLHFVGAPFEIELPGGRWRRVIARRSAAGIGYFTHSDITELKRQQTELKRALDELSAIAATDVLTGLANRRRFDEAMGDVWARCARWGTPAAVLLIDLDHFKLVNDRFGHAAGDECLRRVAAAVRGAVTRPGDLAARHGGEEFAVLLPNATAEEALAVAQSIRRAMRIELWAEVHPDLKVLTASVGICAIAAVGAVPADAAMRRADEALYRAKHRGRDRIEVQRA, from the coding sequence GTGTCGCAATCGCGTGTGTACGGATTTTTCGGGACGATCCTTGATTCTCTCGATATGGCCGTCTGCCTGTTCGATGCGGAAGACCACACCCTCCTATGGAACGACACGTTCCTGCGCTTCTTTCCCGAGCATGCCGGCCATGTGTATGCCGGCGAGCCCTATCGCGAAAACCTGCGCCGCTTCTACGACGCCCGGCTCGCGGGGGAGGAGCGGCGCAACATCGACCGGTACATCGAGGAGGGGATCGCCCGCCATCGGGCGCAGTCGCGGCCCTTCGTGTTCCTCCATCTCGGCCGGCGCCTGCGGGTCGCCTCCCTGCCGACGCCGGATGGCCATCGCCTGCGCATCTGGCAGCAGCTGTCGGAGGAGCGCAAGGCCGCCGGGCCGGGCGGGTGGGACGCGTTTCCCATCGACCTGCTCGATCACATTGCCGACGGGGCGATGGTGCTCGACCAGAACGACCGGATCATCGCCACCAACGACGAGTTCCGCGCCCTCTACGACGTTCCGGAAGGACAATCGGTCATCGGCTCGACCCTCGTGGATGTGGTCTGCGCCGCCTGGATAAAGGCGCAGCAGCCCGACCGCTGGTCGGACGGCTTCGTGCCGGACAACCTGCATTTCGTCGGCGCGCCCTTTGAGATCGAGCTTCCCGGCGGCCGCTGGCGGCGGGTCATCGCGCGGCGGTCCGCTGCCGGCATCGGCTATTTCACCCATTCCGACATCACCGAGCTGAAGCGCCAGCAGACGGAGCTGAAGCGCGCGCTGGACGAGCTGTCCGCCATCGCCGCCACCGACGTGCTCACCGGCCTCGCCAACCGCCGCCGCTTCGACGAGGCGATGGGCGATGTGTGGGCGCGCTGCGCCCGGTGGGGCACGCCGGCCGCGGTGCTGCTCATCGACCTCGACCATTTCAAGCTGGTCAACGACCGCTTCGGCCACGCCGCCGGTGACGAATGCCTGAGGCGCGTGGCCGCGGCGGTGCGCGGCGCGGTCACCCGCCCCGGGGATCTGGCGGCGCGCCACGGCGGCGAGGAGTTCGCCGTCCTCCTGCCCAACGCCACGGCGGAGGAGGCGCTGGCGGTGGCGCAGAGCATCCGCCGCGCCATGCGCATCGAGCTTTGGGCCGAGGTGCATCCGGATCTGAAGGTGCTCACGGCGAGCGTGGGCATCTGTGCCATCGCCGCCGTCGGCGCGGTGCCCGCCGATGCCGCCATGCGCCGCGCCGACGAGGCGCTCTACCGCGCCAAGCACCGCGGGCGGGACCGGATCGAGGTTCAGCGCGCCTGA
- a CDS encoding TIGR02186 family protein: protein MISRRLAGALVAAGLACGAAPGLARADRLVLSVSQPEVRITSGFTGADLVLFGVAEPEGATGAADVVVTVRGPRETFITWRKTRILGLWVNSDSRTFLEVPAFLSVQSSRPTAEMAGADALRAGQIGLERNIFMQRVGTDFADSVPTDLFRSAFLRIQSAQGFYGENPRGVSFLAPNVFRSEISIPGTAPLGRYEIEVALLRAGRVSATATTTFNVQKTGFEQKIAEFSQHNGLLYGLAVALGSLVVGFFGNLLFRKE, encoded by the coding sequence GTGATCTCCCGTCGCCTCGCCGGCGCCCTCGTCGCGGCAGGCCTTGCCTGCGGCGCGGCTCCGGGCCTCGCCCGCGCCGACCGCCTGGTGCTCTCGGTGTCGCAGCCGGAGGTGCGAATCACCTCCGGCTTCACCGGCGCCGACCTCGTCCTGTTCGGCGTCGCCGAGCCGGAGGGGGCGACCGGCGCCGCCGACGTGGTGGTGACCGTGCGCGGCCCGCGCGAGACCTTCATCACCTGGCGCAAGACCCGCATTCTCGGCCTGTGGGTGAATTCGGACAGCCGCACCTTTCTCGAGGTGCCGGCCTTCCTGTCCGTGCAGTCCTCCCGCCCCACGGCGGAAATGGCCGGCGCCGACGCGCTGCGGGCCGGGCAGATCGGGCTCGAGCGCAACATCTTCATGCAGCGCGTCGGCACCGACTTTGCCGATTCGGTCCCCACCGACCTGTTTCGCAGCGCCTTCCTGCGGATCCAGTCGGCCCAGGGCTTCTACGGCGAGAACCCGCGCGGCGTCAGCTTCCTTGCGCCCAACGTGTTCCGCAGCGAGATCTCCATTCCCGGCACCGCGCCGCTGGGTCGCTACGAGATCGAGGTGGCGCTGCTGCGCGCCGGGCGCGTGTCGGCCACCGCCACCACCACCTTCAACGTGCAAAAGACAGGATTCGAACAGAAGATCGCAGAATTCTCCCAGCACAACGGTCTGCTCTATGGTCTCGCCGTGGCATTGGGCAGTCTCGTTGTCGGATTTTTCGGAAACCTCCTGTTCCGGAAGGAATGA
- a CDS encoding MBL fold metallo-hydrolase, with product MSRPYHHGAPSDHFDGERFFNPDHPPTDRSLGDLLRWRRERRERGAWPAVPTLPLAVDAPPSAVTSGLRVSMVGHATLLIQVAGLNILTDPVWSQRAGPLPFLGPKRFTAPGIPFAALPKIHWVLVSHSHYDHLDLASLRRLWREHRPRILAPIGNDMPLARALPRQAIDTGDWGARFALSQDVSAVIHPAYHWSARTLKDRRRALWGGFVLETPEGAIYFAGDTGYGSGEIFRALRRSHGAPRLAILPIGAYEPRWFMAAQHANPQEAVQILEDTGAAQALGIHWGTFRLTDEAQDAPKHALAGALAAAGIAPDRFLPLHPGEVWQAPGRSVPAGGEIRAAGDHRGDRSPA from the coding sequence ATGTCCCGCCCCTATCATCACGGCGCGCCCTCGGACCATTTCGACGGGGAGCGCTTCTTCAATCCGGACCATCCTCCCACCGACAGGTCGCTAGGCGACCTGCTGCGCTGGCGCCGCGAGCGCCGGGAGCGCGGCGCCTGGCCCGCCGTGCCGACGCTGCCGTTGGCGGTCGATGCGCCGCCGTCCGCCGTCACCTCCGGCCTTCGGGTGAGCATGGTCGGCCACGCCACCCTGCTGATCCAGGTCGCCGGGCTCAACATCCTCACCGATCCGGTCTGGTCGCAGCGCGCGGGGCCCCTGCCCTTCCTCGGGCCGAAGCGCTTCACCGCACCGGGCATTCCCTTCGCGGCGCTGCCGAAGATCCACTGGGTGCTGGTCTCGCACAGCCATTACGACCATCTGGACCTCGCCAGCCTGCGGCGCCTGTGGCGGGAACATCGCCCGCGCATCCTCGCCCCCATCGGCAACGACATGCCCCTCGCCCGCGCGCTGCCGCGACAGGCCATCGACACCGGCGACTGGGGCGCGCGCTTCGCCTTGTCGCAGGACGTGTCCGCCGTGATCCACCCGGCCTACCACTGGTCGGCGCGTACGCTGAAGGACCGGCGGCGCGCCTTATGGGGCGGCTTCGTGCTGGAGACGCCGGAGGGCGCCATCTACTTCGCGGGGGATACCGGCTACGGATCGGGCGAGATCTTCCGCGCCCTGCGGCGCAGCCACGGCGCGCCGCGCCTCGCCATCCTGCCCATCGGCGCCTACGAGCCGCGCTGGTTCATGGCGGCGCAGCACGCCAATCCGCAGGAGGCAGTGCAGATCCTCGAGGATACCGGCGCCGCGCAGGCGCTCGGCATCCACTGGGGCACCTTCCGCCTCACCGACGAAGCGCAGGACGCCCCGAAGCACGCCCTTGCCGGCGCGCTCGCCGCGGCCGGCATCGCGCCGGACCGGTTCCTGCCGCTCCATCCCGGCGAGGTCTGGCAGGCCCCCGGCCGCTCAGTCCCGGCGGGAGGGGAGATCCGCGCGGCGGGCGATCACCGGGGCGACAGGTCACCCGCGTGA
- a CDS encoding MaoC family dehydratase: MFLELQNLYFEDLTLGRTERMSKTVSSSDIVGFAELTGDRNPIHLSQHFAAKTPFGGRIAHGLYTASLISAVLGTRLPGPGAVYISQTLNFRAPVRIDDTVEVEVRVVELIPERFRARLSCFCTVKGEVVLDGEAWVKVPSSGARKVASP; the protein is encoded by the coding sequence ATGTTTCTCGAGCTGCAGAACCTCTATTTCGAAGACCTGACCCTGGGTCGCACCGAACGCATGTCGAAGACCGTGTCGTCCTCCGACATCGTCGGCTTCGCCGAGCTCACCGGCGACCGCAATCCCATCCACCTGTCGCAGCACTTCGCGGCGAAGACGCCGTTCGGCGGCCGCATCGCCCACGGTCTGTACACCGCGAGCCTGATCTCCGCCGTGCTCGGCACCCGGCTGCCGGGGCCGGGCGCGGTCTACATCTCCCAGACCCTGAACTTCCGCGCGCCCGTGCGCATCGACGACACGGTGGAGGTGGAAGTGCGGGTGGTGGAGCTCATCCCCGAGCGATTCCGCGCGCGCCTCTCGTGCTTCTGCACGGTGAAGGGCGAGGTGGTGCTCGACGGGGAGGCGTGGGTGAAGGTGCCATCCTCGGGCGCGCGGAAGGTTGCATCCCCCTGA
- a CDS encoding sulfite exporter TauE/SafE family protein — MTIYLPIAELPVAIFTIFAMGLAVGFISGMFGVGGGFLMTPLLIFTGVPPAVAVASVSPYMAASSLSGALSYWRKGMMDMPLAGVLLAGGLLGTVAGVLLFLFLRTIGQVDLAIRVSYTLLLGAIGTLMLVESLRAIRRARRGEPAVVRRPGTRAWFMRLPLKMRFRRSRIYISAVPVVGLGFIIGLLGAVLGVGGGFILVPALIYLLKVPTQTAVGTSLVLTLVTMAAATVLHAEANGTVDVVLAFVLMVGGTMGAQFGARTGQTLKAENLRLLLGLLVLSVALRVAADLVSRPPDAFAVTIVEPLP, encoded by the coding sequence GTGACCATCTACCTGCCCATCGCCGAACTGCCCGTCGCCATCTTCACCATCTTCGCCATGGGCCTTGCGGTGGGGTTCATCTCCGGCATGTTCGGGGTGGGCGGCGGCTTCCTGATGACGCCGCTGCTCATCTTCACCGGCGTGCCGCCGGCGGTGGCGGTGGCCAGCGTGTCGCCCTACATGGCCGCCTCCTCCCTCTCCGGCGCCCTGTCCTACTGGCGCAAGGGGATGATGGACATGCCGCTGGCCGGCGTCCTGCTCGCCGGCGGTCTCCTGGGGACGGTGGCGGGGGTGCTGCTGTTCCTGTTCCTGCGCACCATCGGCCAGGTGGACCTCGCCATCCGCGTGTCCTACACCCTGCTCCTCGGCGCCATCGGCACGCTGATGCTGGTGGAAAGCCTGCGCGCCATCCGCCGGGCGCGCCGGGGCGAGCCTGCGGTGGTGCGGCGGCCCGGCACCCGCGCCTGGTTCATGCGCCTGCCCCTGAAGATGCGCTTCCGCCGCTCGCGCATCTACATCTCGGCCGTGCCGGTGGTGGGCCTCGGCTTCATCATCGGCCTGCTCGGCGCCGTGCTGGGGGTGGGCGGCGGCTTCATCCTGGTGCCCGCGCTCATCTATCTCCTGAAGGTGCCGACCCAGACCGCGGTGGGCACCTCCCTCGTCCTCACCCTCGTCACCATGGCGGCGGCCACCGTGCTGCACGCGGAGGCCAACGGCACGGTGGACGTGGTGCTCGCCTTCGTCCTGATGGTGGGCGGCACCATGGGCGCCCAGTTCGGCGCGCGGACGGGGCAGACGCTGAAGGCGGAGAACCTGCGGCTGCTCCTCGGCCTCCTGGTGCTGTCGGTGGCGCTGCGCGTGGCGGCGGACCTGGTCAGCCGGCCGCCGGACGCCTTCGCCGTGACCATCGTGGAGCCATTGCCGTGA
- the pap gene encoding polyphosphate:AMP phosphotransferase gives MFESVKFEHHLDKADFKALEPSLREDLLNAQFQLIDQKRRSLLVLIHGPDGSGKGGVLNRLYGWLDVRKVQTLTFDMPCAEEDRPPMWKYWRELPPFGQIGVMLGSWYHAPLCRRALGEMGRADFISALQEIQRFEAMLHSEGVSLLKIWLYLDDEEARRRLKALTKGAWQRPVVREWAELGGAGARKRLYEASEEAARATSTEIAPWHVVPAADVDYRDAMAGSLLLETLRAIAAEPEPAPQPLPPNPTRVPGALPPFSILSTLDLSQSLTPAEYEAQLAREQNRITRLTNSPAFGRAGLVVAFEGSDAAGKSSTIMRLRRALDPQRFRVHPIAAPTDEERARPYLWRFWRHIPQHGRTVIFDRSWYGRVLVERVEGLCGPDDWGRAYGEINDFEDQVSQAGYVVVKFWLAISEAEQARRFEERESIAYKRFKLTPEDWRNRGKWPLYDAAVTEMVDRTSTRTAPWVLVEAEDKHFARVKVLRTIADRLEAALG, from the coding sequence ATGTTCGAGTCCGTGAAATTCGAGCACCACCTGGACAAGGCGGACTTCAAGGCGCTTGAGCCCAGCCTGCGCGAGGACCTGCTCAATGCCCAGTTCCAGCTGATCGACCAGAAGCGGCGCAGCCTGCTCGTGCTGATCCATGGGCCGGACGGGTCCGGCAAGGGCGGCGTGCTGAACCGTCTCTACGGTTGGCTCGACGTGCGCAAGGTGCAGACGCTCACCTTCGACATGCCGTGCGCGGAGGAAGACCGCCCGCCCATGTGGAAATACTGGCGCGAGCTGCCGCCTTTCGGCCAGATCGGCGTCATGCTCGGCTCCTGGTACCACGCCCCCCTGTGCAGGCGGGCGCTGGGCGAGATGGGGCGGGCCGACTTCATCTCCGCGCTTCAGGAGATCCAGCGCTTCGAGGCCATGCTCCACTCCGAGGGCGTGAGCCTGCTGAAGATCTGGCTCTATCTCGACGACGAGGAGGCCCGCCGCCGCCTGAAGGCGCTGACCAAGGGGGCCTGGCAGCGCCCCGTGGTGCGCGAATGGGCCGAACTGGGTGGAGCCGGGGCGCGCAAGCGGCTCTACGAGGCATCCGAGGAGGCGGCCCGCGCCACCTCCACCGAGATCGCCCCGTGGCACGTGGTGCCTGCGGCCGACGTGGACTATCGCGACGCCATGGCGGGCAGCCTGCTGCTGGAGACGCTGCGCGCGATCGCCGCCGAGCCGGAGCCGGCCCCGCAGCCGCTGCCGCCCAACCCGACCCGGGTGCCGGGCGCCCTTCCACCCTTCTCCATCCTGTCCACCCTCGATCTGTCGCAGAGCCTGACGCCGGCGGAGTATGAGGCGCAGCTCGCCCGGGAGCAGAATCGCATCACCCGCCTGACCAATTCCCCCGCCTTCGGCCGCGCCGGCCTGGTGGTCGCGTTCGAGGGGTCGGACGCCGCGGGCAAGAGCTCCACCATCATGCGCCTGCGCCGGGCCCTGGATCCGCAGCGCTTCCGCGTGCATCCCATCGCCGCCCCCACCGACGAGGAGCGGGCGCGGCCCTATCTGTGGCGGTTCTGGCGACATATTCCCCAGCACGGGCGCACGGTGATCTTCGACCGCTCCTGGTACGGCCGGGTGCTGGTGGAGCGGGTGGAGGGGCTGTGCGGGCCCGACGACTGGGGCCGCGCCTATGGCGAGATCAACGATTTCGAGGACCAGGTCTCGCAGGCCGGCTATGTGGTGGTGAAGTTCTGGCTCGCCATCAGCGAGGCGGAGCAGGCCCGGCGCTTCGAGGAACGCGAGTCCATCGCCTACAAGCGCTTCAAGCTGACCCCGGAGGACTGGCGCAACCGCGGGAAGTGGCCGCTCTACGACGCGGCGGTGACGGAGATGGTGGACCGCACCTCCACCCGCACCGCGCCGTGGGTCCTGGTGGAGGCGGAGGACAAGCATTTCGCGCGGGTCAAGGTGCTGAGGACCATCGCCGACCGGCTGGAAGCCGCCCTGGGATAG
- a CDS encoding DnaJ C-terminal domain-containing protein produces MRDPYDVLGVSKTADEAEIKRAYRRLAKKLHPDANASDPKAQDKFAELNTAHEILEDKEKRGQYDRGEIDAEGKPRAPDFSGFSGGGPRRGPGGFSGFDGDTIFESFSFGPEGVRRGGPRGGGGFEDVGDLFGFGRQRRSAGGGFAPTPGADMEITLPVSYEEATAGASKRVGLPNGKQIDIKIAPGTREGHRMRLKGQGEASPMGGPSGDAYVSVTYAPHAVFERDGDDLRHSLDVPLPDAVLGAKVRVPTLTGAVELAIPAWTSGGRTFRLRGKGLPTATGGHGDLLVKANIVLPKAQDEELEALMKKLREAAAQD; encoded by the coding sequence ATGCGTGATCCTTACGACGTCCTCGGGGTCTCGAAGACCGCCGACGAGGCCGAGATCAAGCGCGCCTATCGGCGGCTGGCGAAAAAGCTGCATCCCGATGCCAACGCCTCCGATCCCAAGGCGCAGGACAAGTTCGCCGAACTGAATACCGCGCACGAGATCCTGGAGGACAAGGAGAAGCGTGGCCAGTACGACCGCGGCGAGATCGACGCCGAGGGTAAGCCGCGCGCGCCGGACTTCTCCGGCTTCAGCGGCGGCGGGCCGCGGCGCGGGCCGGGCGGCTTCTCCGGCTTCGACGGCGACACGATCTTCGAGAGCTTCTCCTTCGGTCCCGAGGGCGTGCGCCGCGGCGGGCCGCGCGGTGGCGGCGGCTTCGAGGACGTGGGCGACCTGTTCGGCTTCGGCCGCCAGCGGCGATCGGCCGGGGGCGGCTTCGCCCCGACGCCCGGCGCCGACATGGAGATCACCCTTCCCGTCTCCTACGAGGAGGCGACGGCGGGGGCCTCCAAGCGGGTCGGCCTGCCCAACGGCAAGCAGATCGACATCAAGATCGCCCCCGGCACCCGCGAGGGGCACCGCATGCGGCTGAAGGGCCAGGGCGAGGCGAGCCCCATGGGCGGACCGTCCGGCGATGCCTACGTCTCGGTGACATACGCGCCCCACGCGGTGTTCGAGCGGGACGGCGACGACCTGCGCCACAGCCTGGACGTGCCGCTGCCCGACGCGGTGCTGGGCGCCAAGGTGCGGGTGCCGACCCTGACCGGCGCGGTCGAGCTGGCGATTCCCGCCTGGACCTCGGGGGGGCGCACCTTCCGCCTGCGCGGCAAGGGCCTGCCCACCGCCACGGGCGGACACGGTGATCTTCTGGTGAAGGCCAACATCGTGCTGCCCAAGGCGCAGGACGAGGAACTGGAAGCGCTGATGAAGAAGCTGCGCGAGGCCGCCGCCCAGGACTGA
- the meaB gene encoding methylmalonyl Co-A mutase-associated GTPase MeaB — MTGARHEDDEKLAASVAKGERAALARAITLVESRRADHRRRAQVLLQSLLPRTGGAFRVGITGVPGVGKSTTIDALGTYLTSQGHKVAVLAVDPSSTRTGGSILGDKTRMSRLSVDRNAFIRPSPSSGTLGGIAAKTRETMLLCEAAGFDVVLVETVGVGQSETAVADLTDTFLVLMLPGAGDELQGIKKGVLELADIVAVNKADGDNINRARAAAGEYRTALHLLGARLPHWSPPVLTYSALTGAGIPEVWEQVVLHRQKSEAAGTFAATRRAQQVRWMWTLLNERLAEKVAHDPAVKARLPALEKEVAAGTLAPALAAAEIAGLIGL, encoded by the coding sequence ATGACGGGCGCACGGCACGAGGACGACGAGAAACTCGCCGCGAGCGTGGCGAAGGGCGAGCGGGCGGCGCTGGCCCGGGCCATCACCCTGGTGGAATCGCGCCGGGCCGATCACCGGCGCCGGGCGCAGGTGCTGTTGCAGTCGCTGCTGCCGCGCACCGGCGGGGCTTTTCGCGTGGGCATCACCGGGGTGCCGGGGGTGGGCAAGTCCACCACCATCGATGCGCTCGGCACCTACCTCACGTCGCAGGGCCACAAGGTGGCGGTGCTGGCGGTGGATCCCTCCTCCACCCGCACCGGCGGCTCCATCCTCGGCGACAAGACCCGCATGTCCCGCCTGTCGGTGGACCGCAATGCCTTCATCCGCCCTTCCCCGTCCAGCGGCACGCTCGGGGGCATCGCGGCGAAGACGCGCGAGACCATGCTGTTGTGCGAGGCCGCCGGCTTCGACGTGGTGCTGGTGGAGACGGTGGGCGTCGGCCAGTCGGAAACGGCGGTGGCCGACCTCACCGATACGTTCCTCGTGCTGATGCTTCCCGGCGCGGGCGACGAGCTTCAGGGCATCAAGAAGGGCGTGTTGGAGCTCGCCGACATCGTCGCGGTGAACAAGGCGGACGGCGACAACATCAACCGCGCCCGCGCCGCCGCTGGGGAATACCGCACGGCGCTGCACCTGCTCGGCGCGCGCCTGCCGCACTGGTCGCCCCCTGTCCTCACCTATTCGGCCCTCACCGGCGCCGGCATCCCGGAGGTATGGGAGCAGGTGGTGCTGCACCGGCAGAAATCGGAAGCTGCCGGCACCTTCGCCGCCACGCGGCGCGCCCAGCAGGTGCGCTGGATGTGGACGCTGCTCAACGAGCGCCTCGCCGAGAAGGTGGCCCACGACCCGGCGGTGAAGGCGCGCCTTCCCGCGCTTGAGAAGGAGGTGGCGGCGGGCACCCTCGCGCCCGCACTGGCGGCGGCAGAGATCGCCGGCCTCATCGGGCTCTAG
- a CDS encoding pyroglutamyl-peptidase I family protein translates to MSTRPARLLVCAFGPFPGVPVNPSQRAVADLLRLRRPALGGLDIEVEILPTRWDALSRLDALLERRVPDGVILFGVAARRRWVSVETLAVNAARALPDAARRPPPGRRLLAGAPDALGATMPAGPLLAALRAGGVPAATSRDAGRYLCNAGLLHALAWARRRRDAGGPPPAVFIHLPGRSGRPRGVSRAGMARALSALVVAFAAAVRHRRQAR, encoded by the coding sequence ATGAGCACCCGCCCCGCCCGCCTCCTCGTCTGCGCCTTCGGGCCGTTTCCCGGCGTGCCGGTGAATCCATCGCAGCGGGCGGTGGCCGATCTGCTGCGGCTGCGGCGGCCGGCCCTGGGCGGGCTCGACATCGAGGTGGAGATCCTGCCCACGCGCTGGGATGCCCTCTCCCGCCTCGACGCGCTGCTGGAACGGCGCGTGCCCGATGGCGTGATCCTGTTCGGCGTGGCCGCCCGGCGCCGGTGGGTCTCGGTCGAGACCCTGGCGGTGAATGCGGCGCGCGCCTTGCCTGATGCCGCCCGCCGGCCCCCGCCCGGCCGCCGGCTGCTGGCGGGAGCGCCGGATGCGCTCGGCGCGACGATGCCGGCCGGCCCCCTTCTGGCGGCCCTGCGCGCCGGCGGGGTGCCGGCCGCCACCTCCCGCGACGCGGGCCGCTACCTGTGCAACGCCGGCCTGCTGCATGCCCTCGCCTGGGCGCGGAGGCGTCGGGATGCGGGCGGGCCGCCGCCGGCCGTCTTCATCCATCTGCCCGGACGCAGCGGGCGCCCCCGGGGCGTCTCGCGCGCGGGGATGGCCCGGGCCCTGTCGGCGCTCGTCGTCGCCTTCGCCGCAGCCGTGCGCCACCGCCGTCAGGCGCGCTGA